The following proteins are co-located in the Pyrobaculum calidifontis JCM 11548 genome:
- the malQ gene encoding 4-alpha-glucanotransferase: MLRGAGVLLHITSLPGGCHVGDLGPEAYAFAEALAYAEQTYWQTLPINHTLPEYENSPYSAASSFAGDPRLVSLDLMKRDGLIDQVPQCPPTPRADYQAAWEVKTKALEKAYKRHRRLKDFTAFMEEEWEWLGEYATYMALRERHGPHPPRGNAPRDRVEFYAFAQFVFWTQWRRLKEYVNSLGIFLIGDLPYYPGPDSADVWAHPRLFKVGQDGRPLYVGGVPPDYFSPTGQLWGNPVYNWEEMEREGYRWWIRRLKHALRTFDYVRLDHFRGYAAYWEVPAGEPTAAGGRWVPGPGKRLFDAAAAEVDLGRLVAEDLGYITPDVEELRDSLGLPGMRVLQFAWDGNPANLHKPHNHVKNSLVYTGTHDNNTAVGWFTEEATPAVRREVLKYGNCRPREINWCLIRLAHMSVADVAIVPMQDVLGLGSEARMNKPGTVGGNWRWRLAEQPPRALLRKLREVTRLYGR; encoded by the coding sequence ATGCTCAGAGGCGCCGGGGTCCTCTTACACATCACCTCGCTCCCAGGCGGCTGCCACGTTGGGGACCTAGGCCCAGAGGCGTACGCCTTCGCAGAGGCGCTGGCATACGCAGAGCAGACCTACTGGCAGACCCTCCCCATAAATCACACACTGCCAGAATACGAAAACTCCCCATACAGCGCCGCCTCCAGCTTCGCCGGAGACCCCCGCCTAGTCAGCCTAGACCTCATGAAGCGAGACGGGCTAATAGACCAAGTCCCCCAGTGCCCGCCCACGCCCCGCGCGGACTATCAAGCTGCCTGGGAGGTAAAGACAAAGGCCCTTGAGAAGGCCTACAAACGCCACAGGAGGCTGAAGGACTTCACCGCGTTCATGGAAGAGGAGTGGGAGTGGCTGGGGGAATACGCGACATACATGGCACTGAGGGAGAGGCACGGCCCACACCCCCCACGCGGCAACGCGCCGAGAGACCGCGTGGAGTTCTACGCATTCGCCCAATTCGTCTTCTGGACCCAGTGGCGCCGCCTCAAGGAATACGTCAACAGCCTCGGAATATTCCTCATCGGCGACTTGCCCTACTACCCGGGGCCAGACAGCGCAGACGTCTGGGCACACCCACGCCTCTTCAAAGTGGGGCAAGACGGGAGGCCCCTCTACGTGGGCGGAGTCCCCCCAGACTACTTCTCGCCCACGGGGCAGCTCTGGGGAAACCCAGTGTACAACTGGGAGGAGATGGAGAGAGAGGGGTACCGGTGGTGGATACGCCGCCTGAAACACGCCCTACGCACCTTCGACTACGTCCGCCTAGACCACTTCAGAGGATACGCCGCGTACTGGGAAGTGCCAGCCGGCGAGCCCACGGCCGCCGGGGGGCGCTGGGTCCCCGGGCCTGGGAAGAGGCTTTTCGACGCCGCGGCCGCCGAGGTGGACCTGGGGCGGCTAGTGGCAGAGGACCTGGGCTACATAACGCCAGACGTGGAAGAGCTGAGGGACTCGCTGGGGCTCCCAGGCATGCGCGTGTTACAATTCGCCTGGGACGGCAACCCAGCCAACCTCCACAAGCCCCACAACCACGTCAAAAACTCTCTAGTCTACACGGGGACCCACGACAACAACACGGCAGTGGGGTGGTTCACAGAGGAGGCGACCCCCGCCGTGCGGCGGGAGGTCTTGAAGTACGGCAACTGCCGCCCCCGCGAGATAAACTGGTGCCTAATACGCCTCGCCCACATGTCTGTGGCAGACGTGGCCATTGTGCCAATGCAAGACGTCCTCGGCCTAGGGTCAGAGGCCAGAATGAACAAGCCGGGCACAGTCGGAGGAAACTGGCGCTGGAGACTGGCAGAGCAGCCGCCCCGCGCCCTCCTGCGGAAGCTGAGAGAAGTAACTCGGCTGTACGGAAGGTAA
- a CDS encoding transcriptional regulator: MSLERYLSAVRALVARELVARGLSVNETARLLGLTPAAVSMYVAGKRGGDLVNELARDEGVMAIIKSHCDAIVDMAARGAKGPVDLTELAKVVARLVEQRRPEARLEDLIRERIRLEQETATRAMAYSYKTRNPLVRALFMQIATDSLRHAEILTLILDYLGGRVKAEEVDLSSEELEKLAEEEWEMRESLAELYRSLSPLVRALVLSIELDEQKHYQLIKALQLAAGRGGGQA, translated from the coding sequence GTGAGTCTTGAGCGCTACCTCTCCGCTGTGAGGGCTCTTGTGGCTAGGGAGCTGGTGGCGAGGGGGCTGAGCGTCAACGAGACGGCGAGGTTGTTGGGGCTTACTCCCGCTGCTGTGTCGATGTATGTGGCTGGGAAGAGGGGCGGCGATCTTGTCAACGAGCTGGCGAGGGATGAGGGGGTTATGGCCATTATCAAGAGCCACTGTGACGCCATCGTGGACATGGCGGCTAGGGGTGCCAAGGGGCCTGTGGATTTGACTGAGTTGGCCAAGGTGGTGGCTAGGCTGGTGGAGCAGAGGCGTCCTGAGGCACGCCTTGAGGACTTGATTCGGGAGCGCATTAGGCTAGAGCAGGAGACGGCCACTAGGGCCATGGCCTACTCCTACAAGACTCGCAACCCCCTTGTGAGGGCGCTGTTCATGCAGATAGCGACGGACAGCTTGCGACATGCCGAGATTTTGACCCTCATTTTGGACTACCTGGGGGGGCGGGTGAAGGCGGAGGAGGTTGATCTGTCGTCTGAGGAGTTGGAGAAGTTGGCTGAGGAGGAGTGGGAGATGAGGGAGAGCCTCGCCGAGCTTTACCGCTCTCTTAGCCCGTTGGTGAGGGCGCTTGTCCTCTCCATTGAGCTCGACGAGCAGAAGCACTACCAGTTGATTAAGGCGCTTCAACTTGCCGCTGGCCGGGGAGGAGGGCAGGCCTGA
- the coaBC gene encoding bifunctional phosphopantothenoylcysteine decarboxylase/phosphopantothenate--cysteine ligase CoaBC, which yields MSEVAAIRGTYSSLLKGRRVVLLVSSGVSLYKSIDLARLLIRHGADVHVFMTPKAARLVSPSLFHWATGNKPVVELTGAAEHVEICAEADLLVAAPATANTIVKLSLGIADNAALTCAVAASGAKKVVVPAMNLAMWNSPQVQEAVEKLRKYATVVPPVVEEGKAKYPPPEEVAEYVIDATAPRDYAGVKVLVTAGPTHEHIDDVKYITTPSSGLTGYYFAREAAARGAEVTLVTGPTPLRPPPGVEVVKVVSVLDMHREVMARAREHHLFIFTAAPLDFYVEGKAAGKIDSSLPVYQVTLRQAPKTAQEVKRVNPSAVVVGFKAEYGASEEELVEKARARLRAGGWLMALAHDVSKTGFGTLKDEYIVVTESGVERLGPAHKRELAREVLTKVRPALLPGQRQVEAP from the coding sequence ATGAGCGAAGTAGCGGCGATAAGAGGTACATACAGCTCTCTACTCAAGGGGCGCAGAGTCGTATTGCTCGTATCCTCCGGAGTGTCGCTCTACAAGTCTATCGACCTAGCCCGCTTGCTTATACGCCACGGCGCCGACGTCCACGTATTCATGACCCCCAAGGCGGCGCGCCTAGTTTCGCCCAGCCTATTCCACTGGGCCACAGGCAACAAGCCCGTCGTCGAGTTGACCGGCGCGGCAGAACACGTGGAAATATGCGCAGAGGCGGACCTGCTGGTGGCCGCGCCAGCAACGGCAAACACCATAGTGAAGCTGTCCCTCGGCATTGCGGACAACGCGGCTTTGACATGCGCAGTGGCGGCCAGCGGCGCCAAAAAGGTGGTAGTCCCCGCCATGAACTTAGCCATGTGGAACTCCCCCCAAGTACAAGAGGCCGTGGAGAAACTCAGGAAGTACGCCACAGTCGTGCCGCCAGTAGTAGAAGAGGGCAAGGCAAAGTACCCCCCGCCCGAGGAGGTGGCCGAATACGTCATAGACGCCACAGCCCCCAGAGACTACGCCGGCGTAAAAGTGCTCGTAACGGCGGGACCCACCCACGAGCACATAGACGACGTAAAATACATCACAACCCCAAGTAGCGGCTTGACGGGGTACTACTTCGCAAGAGAAGCCGCCGCCAGAGGCGCCGAGGTCACCCTAGTCACAGGCCCCACCCCCCTGCGCCCACCGCCGGGCGTAGAAGTGGTAAAAGTCGTGTCTGTGCTAGACATGCACAGAGAAGTAATGGCAAGGGCGAGGGAACACCACCTCTTCATATTCACCGCGGCGCCACTAGACTTCTACGTAGAGGGGAAGGCCGCAGGCAAAATCGACAGCTCCCTCCCCGTCTACCAAGTCACGCTGAGGCAGGCCCCCAAAACTGCGCAAGAGGTGAAGCGCGTAAACCCAAGCGCGGTGGTTGTGGGGTTCAAGGCCGAGTACGGCGCGTCAGAGGAAGAGCTCGTGGAAAAGGCCAGGGCGAGGCTGAGGGCCGGCGGCTGGCTGATGGCCCTAGCCCACGACGTCTCAAAGACGGGGTTCGGCACGCTAAAAGACGAGTACATCGTGGTGACAGAGAGCGGCGTAGAGAGACTGGGCCCAGCCCACAAGAGAGAGCTCGCCAGGGAGGTGTTGACAAAGGTCAGGCCTGCCCTCCTCCCCGGCCAGCGGCAAGTTGAAGCGCCTTAA
- the speE gene encoding polyamine aminopropyltransferase: MRKVPGPITLIEPLSGNTSLLIKINAIHSVKKSPYQEIIIADTEDYGRVLILDDYIQSSYVDEQYYHESLVHPAMATHPNPRDVLILGGGEGATLREALKHGTVKRAVMVDIDRDVVELSRAYLPQMHQGAFDDPRAKVVIQDGFVYVEEAIKAGDKYDVIIMDLTDPYSSDIAKQLYTREFFAKIRRILNDDGVVVTQAGNSFYFPAEYDMVLEGVKANFPIVAEYEVWIPSFGYAVNFILGSLRYDPHALTPSEVDERLRARGVKTAFYTGRVHLALMNMPIHRKLR, encoded by the coding sequence ATGCGCAAGGTGCCCGGTCCCATAACGCTCATAGAGCCCCTCAGCGGCAACACCTCGCTCTTGATAAAGATAAACGCAATACACTCAGTTAAAAAGTCGCCGTATCAAGAGATCATAATAGCCGACACTGAGGACTACGGCCGCGTCCTCATCTTGGACGACTACATCCAGTCCTCCTACGTCGACGAGCAGTACTACCACGAGTCCCTCGTCCACCCAGCCATGGCCACGCACCCCAACCCACGCGACGTGCTAATACTCGGCGGCGGAGAGGGGGCCACGCTCAGAGAGGCGTTGAAACACGGCACGGTGAAGAGGGCAGTGATGGTGGACATAGACCGAGACGTAGTAGAACTGTCGCGGGCGTACCTCCCCCAGATGCACCAAGGCGCCTTCGACGACCCCCGCGCAAAAGTGGTAATACAAGACGGCTTCGTCTACGTGGAAGAGGCAATCAAGGCGGGCGACAAATACGACGTGATAATAATGGACTTGACAGACCCATACAGCTCAGACATCGCAAAACAGCTCTACACCCGGGAGTTCTTCGCAAAAATTAGGCGGATACTAAACGACGACGGCGTAGTGGTCACACAGGCGGGAAACAGCTTCTACTTCCCCGCCGAGTACGACATGGTCCTCGAAGGCGTAAAGGCGAACTTCCCCATAGTGGCCGAGTACGAGGTGTGGATACCCTCCTTCGGCTACGCCGTCAACTTCATACTAGGCTCTTTGAGATACGACCCACACGCCCTCACGCCCTCGGAGGTAGACGAGAGGCTAAGGGCCAGGGGGGTAAAGACCGCGTTCTACACGGGCCGCGTCCACCTAGCCCTTATGAACATGCCAATACACAGAAAACTCAGATGA
- a CDS encoding S9 family peptidase, with protein sequence MEWLVKRALSIRSATSPRFGPRGEVYYLSDVTGQMQLWVNKSGVHDVVLPWDGRVGDYRVAPDGALALAADQNGDEKWRIYIAVGNDVVPVSTEGVNSLGAFSPDGRRLAFTSTRDDPQNFHLYIYDRESGETKLALQLAGINVVEEWNEAGIFITHYETNFDSTILWYKDGEVRELTKHEGEALNYSPRLVGERLYFLTNMAWEYVGVAAMNLSTGEWKYVVQLDRDVEHFDVDGGYMAFTLNEGGASGLYFMHLPSALTHRAAIPTGVITALQYRGGKALFSLSSINKGHEVYLYQGAVRQITSSPKYGTPLDAIPEPRIVQYQSHDGLKIYANIYNPPGEARGVVVYLHGGPESQDRPEFKPLVAALLLAGYVVAAPNYRGSTGFGKTFIHLDDVEKRWDAIKDVEAFAKWLQSEGIAKEKPCVLGGSYGGYLTLMALATAPDLWACGVEMVGIFNLVTFLEKTAPWRRKYRETEYGSLEKHRDLLLQLSPITHAEKIKPPLMVIHGANDIRVPVYEAEQLAQRLRELGREVKLVILPDEGHGIAKVENRVRVYTEVIRFIGENLRRG encoded by the coding sequence ATGGAGTGGCTAGTGAAGCGTGCGCTTTCAATACGCTCAGCAACTTCGCCTAGGTTTGGCCCAAGAGGCGAGGTGTACTACCTCAGCGACGTGACTGGCCAAATGCAACTGTGGGTCAACAAGAGCGGCGTACACGACGTAGTTCTGCCGTGGGACGGCAGAGTGGGAGACTACCGCGTTGCGCCAGACGGCGCACTGGCGCTGGCGGCGGACCAAAACGGGGACGAGAAGTGGCGGATCTACATAGCCGTGGGCAACGATGTTGTGCCCGTTTCCACAGAGGGCGTAAACAGCCTGGGCGCCTTTTCCCCAGACGGCAGAAGGCTGGCCTTCACTTCGACGAGAGACGATCCGCAGAACTTCCACCTATACATATACGACAGGGAGAGCGGAGAGACAAAGCTGGCCCTACAGCTGGCCGGCATAAACGTGGTGGAGGAGTGGAACGAGGCAGGCATCTTTATCACGCACTATGAGACAAACTTCGACAGCACCATACTCTGGTACAAAGACGGGGAGGTGAGAGAGCTGACAAAACACGAGGGAGAAGCCCTCAACTACTCCCCACGCCTAGTCGGCGAGAGGCTCTACTTCCTCACCAACATGGCCTGGGAGTACGTGGGCGTGGCGGCCATGAACTTGTCCACTGGCGAGTGGAAGTACGTAGTACAACTCGACAGAGACGTAGAACACTTCGACGTAGACGGGGGGTACATGGCCTTTACCCTAAACGAGGGAGGCGCCTCGGGCCTCTACTTCATGCACCTCCCCTCTGCGCTTACACACAGGGCGGCGATACCCACAGGCGTGATAACCGCACTGCAGTACAGGGGAGGCAAGGCCCTGTTCTCTCTATCCTCCATAAACAAGGGACACGAGGTGTACCTCTACCAGGGCGCCGTGAGGCAGATCACCAGCTCGCCCAAGTACGGCACCCCCCTAGACGCAATACCAGAGCCGCGGATAGTCCAATACCAAAGCCACGACGGGCTGAAGATATACGCCAACATCTACAACCCCCCTGGAGAGGCCAGAGGAGTGGTCGTGTACCTCCACGGCGGCCCCGAGTCGCAGGACAGGCCCGAGTTCAAGCCCCTCGTCGCGGCCCTCCTCCTGGCAGGGTACGTCGTGGCGGCGCCGAACTACCGCGGCTCCACGGGCTTCGGCAAAACCTTTATACACCTCGATGACGTGGAAAAGCGCTGGGACGCAATTAAAGACGTCGAAGCATTCGCCAAATGGCTACAGAGCGAGGGAATCGCCAAGGAGAAGCCCTGCGTCCTCGGCGGGTCGTACGGGGGCTACCTCACACTCATGGCGTTGGCAACGGCGCCAGACCTCTGGGCATGTGGAGTAGAGATGGTGGGAATCTTCAACCTTGTGACCTTCCTAGAGAAGACGGCGCCCTGGAGGCGTAAGTACCGCGAGACGGAGTACGGCTCTCTGGAGAAGCACAGAGATCTACTACTCCAGCTAAGCCCCATTACACACGCCGAGAAGATAAAGCCCCCCCTCATGGTAATCCACGGGGCAAACGACATACGAGTGCCCGTGTACGAGGCCGAGCAGTTGGCACAGCGGCTGAGGGAGCTGGGCAGAGAGGTGAAGCTCGTAATACTGCCAGACGAGGGGCACGGCATAGCCAAAGTGGAAAACAGGGTGAGGGTCTACACCGAGGTGATACGCTTCATAGGCGAAAACTTAAGAAGAGGGTAA
- a CDS encoding zinc metalloprotease, producing the protein MYTPEEVKKRELVDIVVALLTLALGFSIAMANVNLAHIENLAHIPLFFPIALFVLLFAFIGHELAHRQVARRLGYFAYFQADYRLLPLAVILPLFVGVVFAAPGAVVISPFRFYGRGDERRDIFFISAAGPLTNIVFAALGLAAYLWAGYGLLLGFAYVNAWLALFNLLPLPPLDGEKIIKTNLPMWLLLIITAGALTWLTLRRLTW; encoded by the coding sequence GTGTATACTCCAGAGGAGGTTAAAAAGAGGGAGCTGGTGGACATTGTAGTTGCTTTGTTGACGCTGGCACTCGGATTTTCCATTGCCATGGCCAACGTAAATCTTGCACATATTGAAAATCTTGCACACATTCCTCTTTTCTTCCCAATAGCGCTTTTCGTTCTGCTATTCGCCTTCATTGGACACGAACTGGCCCATAGGCAAGTCGCCAGGAGGCTCGGCTACTTTGCCTATTTTCAGGCCGACTACCGGCTCTTACCCCTGGCCGTAATTTTGCCGCTTTTCGTGGGCGTGGTGTTCGCCGCGCCGGGGGCCGTGGTCATTTCGCCATTTAGGTTCTATGGCCGCGGCGACGAGAGGCGTGACATATTTTTCATCTCCGCGGCTGGCCCGTTGACAAATATAGTGTTTGCAGCTCTGGGCCTAGCCGCATATCTGTGGGCTGGGTACGGGCTACTTCTCGGCTTTGCATATGTGAATGCGTGGCTTGCTCTTTTTAACTTGCTTCCACTGCCGCCGCTTGACGGCGAGAAGATTATAAAAACTAATTTGCCCATGTGGCTGTTGTTAATTATCACGGCCGGCGCTTTGACGTGGCTTACTTTGAGACGGCTTACATGGTGA
- a CDS encoding GHMP family kinase ATP-binding protein, protein MAYFETAYMVRVSAPGRLDFLNTHQDYKGLPVVSIAVNLRAYLTAAEGGGKCVVSSRNTGDVCEFEVGERPRGRGFCDYMKAAVLAVGARRCFRGELYSQIPIGAGMASSAAILVTAVAALLKLNGASPSLYDVAELAYVAEREVLGVPCGRLDQYGSAFGHVSLIYPTPPVKVERLELPGGVFVVLHSGISHSTAEVHTKRQEELQRAVELLKEWLRVEASGYWDFPWRALLSHRDVVDQLPEPLRSRVLFTLKMEKSTEEAVAVLKSEMSPLEKLKRVGEVMTQQHWLLSKLYEVSLPQLDLLVERALAAGAYGAKLSGAGLGGVVIALAPDIHTAQRIVKEAEAPSWWIVEVDRGLEYGD, encoded by the coding sequence GTGGCTTACTTTGAGACGGCTTACATGGTGAGAGTCTCTGCGCCTGGTCGGCTGGATTTTCTAAATACGCACCAGGACTACAAGGGCCTGCCTGTTGTGTCCATTGCCGTTAATCTGAGGGCCTATTTGACGGCGGCGGAGGGGGGCGGCAAGTGTGTTGTCTCGTCTAGAAACACCGGCGACGTGTGCGAGTTTGAGGTAGGCGAGAGGCCGAGGGGGAGGGGGTTCTGCGACTATATGAAGGCGGCTGTGCTTGCCGTGGGCGCAAGGCGGTGCTTCAGGGGGGAGTTGTATTCACAGATCCCCATAGGGGCCGGCATGGCGAGTAGCGCCGCCATTTTGGTAACCGCCGTTGCCGCGTTGTTAAAGCTCAACGGCGCCTCTCCCTCTCTCTACGACGTGGCAGAGCTCGCGTATGTGGCAGAGAGGGAGGTACTCGGCGTGCCCTGTGGGCGGCTGGACCAGTACGGCTCGGCGTTTGGCCACGTCTCGCTGATTTACCCAACGCCCCCAGTCAAGGTGGAGAGGCTGGAGCTTCCGGGCGGGGTCTTCGTGGTGCTCCACAGCGGGATTAGCCACAGCACCGCAGAGGTTCACACAAAGAGGCAGGAGGAGCTACAGAGGGCTGTGGAGTTGTTAAAGGAGTGGCTAAGAGTGGAGGCGTCGGGGTATTGGGACTTCCCGTGGCGCGCGCTTCTCAGCCACAGAGATGTCGTTGATCAGTTGCCAGAGCCGCTGAGGAGCAGGGTCTTGTTTACACTGAAAATGGAGAAGTCCACTGAGGAGGCGGTAGCCGTTTTGAAAAGTGAAATGTCTCCGCTGGAGAAGCTTAAACGGGTGGGCGAAGTAATGACGCAACAACACTGGCTATTGTCAAAGCTTTACGAAGTTTCTCTGCCCCAGCTAGACCTGCTAGTAGAACGCGCCCTGGCCGCGGGCGCGTACGGCGCAAAGCTCTCTGGCGCAGGCCTCGGCGGCGTAGTAATAGCGTTGGCCCCTGATATTCACACTGCGCAGAGAATTGTTAAAGAGGCAGAAGCACCCTCGTGGTGGATTGTGGAAGTGGATAGGGGCCTGGAGTATGGAGATTAG
- the galT gene encoding galactose-1-phosphate uridylyltransferase, whose product MEIRKNPLTGEYTLVSPHRLSRPWQPEGFCPFCPGAPETGHGWDVLLLPNRYPVVTPTPPKPYTEDFYVAQEAYGRAYVLVETSQHDVDDLSDLPIGQIVKALKLVVEAARESERDEKLAYFFYFRNKGREIGVSLTHPHSQIYVLPVVPPRVALELAHSKRWYKRRGECLHCAIVKREDKRVIYENRGWKSFTPYYARWPFEAHVYPKRHVSSIVELGEDELVDLADALKKTLCAFKNVLEKPMPYIMVMHQAPLRLRLPYYHLHFEIYGMYRPDGRLKYAAGAETGGGLFTLETTPEEAAQKLKETAARRC is encoded by the coding sequence ATGGAGATTAGGAAGAACCCCCTCACTGGGGAGTACACCCTCGTCTCGCCCCACAGACTCTCTAGGCCGTGGCAGCCCGAGGGCTTTTGCCCATTCTGCCCCGGCGCGCCTGAGACAGGCCACGGCTGGGACGTCTTGTTGCTGCCCAACCGCTACCCCGTGGTAACCCCCACCCCTCCGAAACCATACACCGAGGACTTCTATGTCGCTCAAGAGGCGTATGGCCGCGCCTATGTGCTCGTGGAAACTTCTCAACACGACGTAGACGACTTAAGCGACTTGCCAATAGGCCAGATAGTTAAAGCGTTGAAGCTCGTGGTCGAGGCGGCGCGGGAGTCAGAGCGGGATGAGAAACTGGCCTACTTCTTCTACTTTAGAAACAAGGGGAGGGAAATCGGCGTGTCGCTTACCCACCCCCACTCCCAAATATATGTACTCCCCGTAGTGCCGCCTAGGGTAGCCCTGGAGCTGGCCCACTCAAAGAGGTGGTATAAGAGGCGTGGCGAGTGTTTACACTGCGCCATTGTGAAAAGGGAAGATAAACGTGTCATATATGAAAACCGCGGGTGGAAGAGCTTTACTCCGTACTACGCGAGGTGGCCCTTCGAGGCCCACGTCTACCCAAAGCGGCACGTGTCTTCTATAGTGGAACTCGGCGAAGACGAGCTAGTGGACTTGGCAGACGCCCTAAAAAAGACGCTATGCGCCTTTAAAAACGTCTTGGAGAAGCCAATGCCCTACATCATGGTAATGCACCAAGCCCCCCTCCGCCTAAGACTCCCCTACTACCACCTACACTTCGAAATATACGGCATGTACCGCCCCGACGGGAGACTGAAATACGCCGCCGGCGCTGAAACAGGGGGAGGACTATTCACCCTTGAGACAACCCCCGAGGAGGCCGCGCAGAAGCTGAAGGAGACAGCCGCGAGGCGGTGTTAG
- a CDS encoding 50S ribosomal protein L30 has protein sequence MMAATEQKTVYPRYAVIRLRGIPTTPGDIAATLDLLRLRRKFTMVVVVGSPSVMGMIERVNDWVTWGEIDADTLAEVLRKRGRIVGDKPLTLEYLQKWGWNSFEEVALAYISGEIETLACKKDFKAREGQRPPCIPYLKPFFRLHPPRGGLNSVKLHFSVGGDLGYRGPLINDLIKRML, from the coding sequence ATGATGGCGGCAACTGAGCAAAAGACGGTGTACCCCCGCTACGCCGTAATTAGGCTCAGAGGTATACCCACCACTCCGGGTGACATTGCCGCGACGCTTGACTTGTTGAGGCTTAGGAGGAAGTTCACCATGGTGGTGGTAGTGGGCTCTCCAAGTGTCATGGGCATGATAGAAAGGGTGAATGACTGGGTCACTTGGGGGGAAATTGACGCAGATACTCTCGCAGAGGTGTTGCGTAAGAGGGGGCGAATTGTGGGCGACAAGCCGCTTACGCTTGAATACCTCCAGAAGTGGGGGTGGAACTCCTTTGAGGAAGTGGCCCTCGCGTACATCTCCGGGGAGATAGAGACGCTTGCGTGTAAAAAGGACTTCAAGGCTAGGGAGGGGCAACGGCCGCCGTGTATTCCATACCTAAAGCCCTTCTTCCGCTTACATCCGCCTAGAGGCGGCCTCAACAGTGTAAAATTGCACTTCTCTGTGGGAGGCGACTTGGGCTACAGAGGGCCTTTGATCAACGACTTAATTAAGAGAATGCTCTAA
- a CDS encoding 30S ribosomal protein S5, producing MSVVDLSLWEPKTALGRMVKEGKIRTIDEIFANNLLIKEPEIVDILLPGLKQELLNLNLVQRQTHAGERNQFQAVVAVGNEDGYVGVGIGKSRQVRQAIEKATREAKLNITPVRRGCGSWKCSCDEPHSVPFVVSGKSGSVEVTLIPAPKGVGLVAGDVAKVVLRLAGIKDVWTKTRGDTRTTLNFALAVFNALRNTYYFKL from the coding sequence GTGAGCGTCGTCGATTTAAGCCTTTGGGAGCCTAAGACGGCTCTTGGGAGAATGGTGAAAGAGGGGAAGATAAGGACTATAGATGAGATCTTTGCGAACAACCTCCTAATAAAGGAGCCCGAGATTGTGGATATTCTGCTCCCGGGACTAAAGCAGGAGCTTTTAAACCTAAACCTAGTCCAACGCCAGACGCATGCTGGCGAGAGAAACCAGTTTCAGGCGGTGGTGGCGGTGGGCAACGAGGATGGGTACGTTGGCGTGGGAATTGGGAAATCTAGACAGGTGAGGCAGGCCATTGAGAAGGCCACTAGGGAGGCCAAGTTGAACATTACGCCCGTGAGGCGCGGCTGCGGCTCTTGGAAGTGTTCTTGCGACGAGCCTCACAGCGTGCCATTTGTGGTAAGTGGGAAGTCCGGGAGCGTAGAAGTGACGTTAATCCCGGCGCCTAAGGGCGTGGGCCTTGTGGCAGGCGACGTGGCCAAGGTGGTGTTACGTCTGGCGGGGATAAAGGACGTGTGGACAAAGACTAGAGGCGACACTAGAACTACGTTGAACTTTGCGCTGGCGGTGTTCAACGCTCTTAGAAACACCTACTACTTCAAGCTATGA
- the rnhB gene encoding ribonuclease HII has protein sequence MIGGVDEAGRGPLVGPLVIAVVVGDSDVLLGVGVRDSKALSPGARERVFARVLEVAECVNYIVVEPHIVDMYTSKGLLNALEIDYTAKLLATCPADVYYVDSPDVKPERYGSALSMATGKRIVALNKGERVPQVAAASIVAKVVRDRLIDLLKREVGDFGSGYPSDPRTVEFVKRGLVPSECIRHSWKVRFKV, from the coding sequence GTGATCGGAGGCGTCGATGAGGCGGGTAGGGGGCCGCTGGTGGGGCCGTTGGTGATAGCTGTGGTAGTTGGCGACAGCGACGTCCTCCTAGGGGTGGGGGTTAGGGACTCCAAGGCCTTGAGCCCTGGGGCTAGGGAGAGGGTGTTTGCCAGAGTGCTGGAGGTGGCGGAGTGCGTAAACTACATAGTAGTGGAGCCGCACATAGTGGACATGTATACGTCTAAGGGCCTCCTCAACGCGCTTGAGATAGACTACACTGCCAAGTTGTTGGCCACGTGCCCTGCCGATGTGTACTACGTAGATTCGCCAGATGTGAAGCCTGAGAGGTATGGAAGCGCGTTGTCTATGGCCACTGGTAAGCGCATAGTGGCGCTTAACAAGGGCGAGCGCGTGCCCCAGGTGGCTGCGGCGAGTATAGTGGCCAAAGTGGTGAGAGACCGCTTGATAGACTTGTTGAAGAGGGAGGTGGGGGACTTCGGCAGTGGCTACCCCTCTGACCCGCGTACGGTGGAGTTTGTAAAACGCGGACTCGTGCCCAGCGAGTGTATTAGACACTCGTGGAAGGTGAGGTTTAAAGTATAA